aaaaaaaaaaaaaaaaaaaaagaaagaacatagctatattaatttGGCAGTCACTGATTGTGTCTAGGGTTGGGGATACTCCGTCTCTGCTCTTGATAATTTCCTCTTACAGCTCTTCGATAAATATGCCCAGCTGCTGAAGCGTCGATTCAGTGAAGACTTTCAAGAGGTCAGTACGGAGGTttactttcttctccctctttttcCAAGTAGTAATCCATTTTTCCAACATCACATACTTGATAGATTGTTTCCACCGACGACTACATGCCAATGGCCATTAACTCGCTGAGCGACTACGAGAAAGTGATCAATGTCAGCTGGTTCACACCAGATCGACCTACGGAGGAACTTACGTGAGCCCATCTTATTCCTCCAAGGTGCGCAGATGCTGACGATGATGCACAGATTCCCATGTGTTCTACCATTCTCTCAGATGTACCCCCTCTGCTGTATCGATATCCGAAACTTTCTGAACCAGTTCTACTTCTTCCTCGATGACCACTTCCAGCACTCAGATATTATCGATGAAACACTCCGAAAGGTCTATACGCTCTCTCCTTTATGCTTCAATCGAGTGGAATAGGTAACTGACTGACCAATGAAACAGTCTTTAGATGAGCTTCTTAGTGAGAAAGTTTGCAAGTCTCTCGTTGAGCGTCTTAGCTCTCAATATTTGGGACAGATTGTGCAGATTCTCATCAACTTGGAACACTTTGAGATAGCGTGCCGAGAGCTAGAACAGCTGTTGATCAGAGCAAGGTCTTCCACTTCGGCTGGTGGTCCTTTGAGATTGAGTGCAACTGAAGAGTTCCGTAACAACAAGAAGACTGccgaaaaaagaatattcgAGCTAGTCAACTCAAAAATTGACGATCTTGTCGATACGGCAGAATACGACTGGTAAGAGATTTGCTTATAGAACTCATCACAGGAGCTAAtcaaggcatttatataGGTTGGCAAATGCAGTGCCGACGGAGCCAAGCAACTACATGCAAACTCTTACTCGATATCTATCCAACATTATGAACTCAACGCTTCTGGGGCTGCCGAgggaaattaaagaattgaTCTATTTTGATGCTCTGAGCCACGCAGCCGAGAAGATTTTGGTAAGCAGCctatcaatttttttttcctaaaaaaaaaaaaaaaaaaaaaaaaaaaagcatgaCTTAGCTTATATTGACTGACCAAAAAAAGGCCCTCCCCCTCTCATCCGAAGTTCGACACATCAACGGTCATGGAGTCTCGGCTTTGGCACAAGACGTCAACTATCTGACCGACTTTGTTGGGAGCTTAGAAAACGGACAGATGCTACGCGAAAACCTTGACGAACTTCAGCAGACTGTGAATCTGATGCAGTCCGATAATCATGACGAATTCTATGACATTTCAATCCGCAACAAGAAATATGGCCGAGTTGATCCCCTCAATGGGCCGATGCTACTTGAGAAGTACGTCATCACCCGTACATttgaaaacaaaataaacCCAAAATAAACAAGAGCTAACATAGTGTAGGCTTACTCCTACCGCACAACCTTCGGCGAGAACTGCGCCGCTTTCCAATCTGTCTCGCTTCGCCATCATGAAATGAAGCAAATTGTTTTTTAGATGTGTCTCCAGGTCACAAGATATGCCTGATATTTCGCCCAACTGGAGACTCCTCTCATTATCAGGGAGGGAGTAGGCAAAAGGTATCTTGAGCTAGCGATTTTGTTACGTCGCAACCGACCAGGACAAAACACCTGTGTCATGCTGGCTTTTGTTAACTCCCTTTGCAATCTAAAGCGAGACCTATTCAAATTCTTCAGACTGCATTGGTGCCTATCGAGTATTAGCAGGGTTATGTTGCGGCGGGAGTTTACTTACCTGTTGCGGTTGCATTGTTGAGTATGGATACATGCCCTCCATCTCACCATATATGGCCGTTTGTGGCTGGGTCTGTCCATAAGCGGCAGCGGGAGGGCCCTGGGGAACCTGACCAGGATACATGTTGGCGGTCTGTCTGTAATCCTGCTCAGAGCCGAGCGCATGTGCGCCCATGTAATCTGCAGTAGCCATTGGGTGGCCAGACGGATGGCCGGCCGCCTGGGCCATGCCTGGGTGCTGCCCGGGCATTGGTGCTTGGCCCCCGCCGGGCACCGGCTGCGCGGCGGATGGCTGGGTGGTGGTTCTTTTGGCGTGTGCTGTAGCTTCTTCTCTAGGGACAATGTCGATCAAGAAATCAAACATGTCGGATTTAGCAAGTGCCGAGGCAATATCGGAGCGCTGCAGAGTGCGGCGCTTGTTCTCCTCTGCATGGATCCATGCTCGCATAGTGAGTTCCGTAATGAATATGTCACAGCCCTTGGCAAATAGAATCGGCGCTTCCGCAGATATCATCTTGACTTCTGGGTCGGCCTTCATGACCTTCTTGATACGCGCAAGGGGCAGCTGATGGATTTTGTAATCGTGAGTGTCGCTTTCCAGGTGGCTAATCGTCTGTTGCCAGTACGTTGTTAAAATATCCTTGTACTGTCCTGTGAGTCCCTGGTGAACCTAGAAGCCCAGCTGTCAGCTATCCGAAGCACAGAGTAGCAGCGCGCATAGATAACACAGGAGAACAAACATTAGCCCAGGGGCCGGTGTATAGCTCAGCCGGCGCAAAGCCTTGCGAGGCAAGCTGTATCTGTTGTTAACAAGGACGGCGTGGCCAAACAGGTCATTGAACTATACGAACAGCAGCACAGGCACCTATGCGGGCGCATTAGCATTTTCCGCAGCGGACGCTCAGCAGGAGCAAAACTAACCATAGTGTCCTCCTTGTGTGGGATCGTATACGGGTGCCGGCCGGTTATGTGACGGGTGGGTTGGCGCTGACTGGTTTTGCGACTCCATTGTTTGAGGCTGGGTGGGCGATGAGCAGCGAGGTTGGCGACGGTGCTGCAAGGCAAGCTACTGGACGGCATCAGAGACCAGCATCGATAAGCCGTCACGGGACATACGTACACAAAAGCGAATATAGAAACAAGTCCCCGTTTGCCGGCGAGACTCAAGTCACATGCATCAACACAAATTGCACCGGTGCAGCAAGCGGGCGTTATCAGTGTAACAGCAATCGCGTTGTTGATTTTGGGGCCGCACCTTGGATGATGTTGTCAGAGCTGCTTCACAACTGGAGCAGTGGTTGGGTAGCTTATTCGCTGGGCAGCCATCATTAACCCGAACCAGCTAGGCGATTCTTGCCCTCGCTTTCTGGATAGCTGCATAAATTCCCACATGCCGTAATCCTCGCATTACATAAACGacttttgtatttttctgGCGGTGGGGGCCGAAAAAAATTCTTGTAATGGGATATCCACTTCTTTGCATATCCAAAAATCACCAGCTTTCTCTACAAAAAGGGCCAGCCTCTCGAAAATTTTCCCAACCAGCGCTTTCTCACAAGGCCGGCAATTGATCTCCTTGTCGCGGGTCATATTATGGCTGATTTTGCCGATAATGACATCCAGAAGCTCCTACAGCAAGCCGAGCAGCGTCTCAGCGGTGGTCGTGTAGTCGCCGAGGAAGCTTCAACAGCTTCGACGGCGGCCAAGCCAGTAGGAGAGGATGTTGTCCAGGCTGCAGCTCCCACGCCAGAGCTGGCACAAGTCCGCGTGCCACAACCAAAGATGGATGCACAGCGGAAGGGTAAGgtaagcaagaaaaaaataaataatattccCACTAtatcacacacacactctctctcttctcatttcCCTTGATCCTCCATTGCCTCTTTCAAAAAGAGATTGCCGGTATAAAGATGAAAGTTAGCCGCAAGGCACAATGACACGGGACAACGTCCGTCTTGGGCTATCGTCCCGTGGCTCCTGATTTCCTTTATCATCATAGTTACTCTGAATACCAAGCGACTCAAGCCATCTTTTGCATTCCACTGCCAACGGGTCAATACCAGCCTCTTGGAACGTGCTTGGAGAAGGACTTTAATCGCTAACGTTTATAACAGAACACAGCAGGGGCTGATTGGTTTGATCTTCCCAAAACCAACATGACGCCAGAGTTCAAGAGAGACTGGCAGCTTCTGCGCATGCGAAATGTCCTAGACCCTAAACAGCAGAGAAAAACACTACGAGCCAGCGCTCCTGTATATTCGCAGGTGGGCAAGGTCATTGCCAGCCCAACCGACCCATACAGCGCCAGACTTGGTCGTAAGGAGAGAAAGCAAACACTACTAGAGAGCGTCATGTCCGTGCATAATGACAACAAGCTCGCGTCCAAATACTCCACCAtccaggagaagaagagagaaggacgCAAGGCATTCTACAAATCAGTAGTTGCCAAACGACGACAGAGGAACTAAAGGCCCAAGACCTAATCTTGAAATGATACCCGGACAATAATGGAGTTTTCATGTAGTTGACACACGCTACCCATGGTTGAAAAGTTTAGCaaaaaaatgaataaaaGATCAGTAATGCTATTTCCGAGTCTCCATCCTAAAGTGTATAAACTTTTGTTATAATGTAATTTATATATCatgtttatattaaaatcttCTTGTGATGATAgcatattcttcttctcgtcataCCATTTCGTAGTATATAATTCGTGATTATAACTCCTTAATACAAACCTAATCAGCAGCCAGCGCTCATGCCGTCATTCTGCATTACACCAACTAAATCTTATCCTAGTCTGCCTTCTGCTTTGGCTTCTATTTAATCATTTCTGTCAGAATCATGTCGTAACAACCAGGGGGGAATAGGGGTTGGGATTCAAGGGGGGGAAATAGTCACTCACCTTTGACTTGTTCAAAGACCTTGAGCATCTTGCGTCGCGCTCCGAGAGCATTGACGCCTCGGTCTTCCAAGGCCTTGTCGTCTAATTCGACCAGATCCGTCCACTTCATATCCTTCAGATTATCCGTGTACTTGTGTAGTCGCAGACTACGAAGCCAGCTGGGGATATCTTGAAGAAGAGTAGGGTCGGTGGGATCTTCAGGCGGCTTGGAGCTTCCCCGTCTTCCTCTCGGTGAACGGCCCCGGACCATGTCAGAGTGGTCTGAGAGGTAGCCTTCATGAGTATTGATTCCTAGCTGTCCCAAGCCGACAGGTGGGATGCCGCCAGACATCAATCCAGAGCCGTCGTATGCGCTAAGAAAGCCGTTGTGTTGAGGCGAAGTGAAATGAGACATGGGTCCCATCCCAGACTGCAAAGGTAGACCAGGAGAGCTGGGACGAGATCGCTGTCCTCCAAAGCTGAGGCCCTGCTGAGCTTGGAGAGCCATTAGTTGGTCACGAGTCATGACTTGCCCATGTTCGTTGATCATCACCACGTTAGCACTGGGGATATTGATTTGCGAGGGAGTTGGCGGCATTTGGCTGTGTGCATTTCCGGGGGCATCGTTAGATCTAGCCCTTCTATATTTGCGAACGTCATCGAGAGCGAAGCGATTGTTAACGGTAGAAAGAGCGGCCAGCTTCATTGCAGTCGCGTTGGCAATCATATCAGCCTGACCAGCAGAATTTCCGGTGTTGAATGTCGGCGCCATGGGAGTGTTGACCATAGAAGCCCAGCTGCCACCTCCATTCGCATATGGGGATAGGAGAGGCAAATCAGCTGGAGTCTTATCCCGGGCCGTCAAGGTGGTCGTTTGAAGAGTGGAATTGCTAGTCAGCTGCGGCCTTGGCGATCGTAGTCCCGCCGATGCTGGAGGCTGTACAAATTGGCCCATGGGAGTTTGGGACGAGCCTGCTTTAGAAGCTGACGCTGCATCTCCGCCGCTAGCCCACGGTGATGCCGCCGGGGCAGCATTGGCGTCCCTAGATTCCTGAGGGGCGGCTGCAATATTAGGTCCTGTCATCGCGGCTCGTGGGTCGATGGCTAGGCTGTTGCGGTTTGACGAAGGTGGGTTCCCTGTTTGCTGGGTGAATTTCGCCTTTTCGGTTGCAatagcggcggcggcatccgGGAACATGGCGTTGATCGTAGAAGCGTCAAGGCCAGAGTGTCGCTTAGTCGATGAGACAGCTGAGTTGCGAGCGAACGAGTTTCGAGCAGAGTCGACATTGAGCTTGTTCATAGCATCGCTGAGTCGACTAGACATCGGATCTTGCGGAAGCGTTAGTTTGGAAAACTTCGCGAGTCAATTCTGCGAGCAAAATATACCTTTATCAAAAGTCGCGGGTGACAAAACGCCAGACATGGGATGGTTCTTGCCCATCTGCTGGAGGACTTGGATGAAGAAGCGAATCTGGACCTGAGTGGTCTGTTGCAGCAACGCATACAGAGCGGCCGTGCGCTCAGCCTCGCTCAACACTCGAAACCACTGCTCAATGGCGCTGAGCTCGTCCTTGAAGTCTTGGTCGAGCGTGGCGGCAGCCATCTCCTCCAGCGTCGTCTCATACTGGTCAATGTCCGCAATCCACTGCTGGGCGATCTTGTCCTGAGAATCGATATCCAAGCCAGCAGGGCCAAGGCCGCCTTGCTGAGGCTGGCCGTAGAAGTCGGACGACGGCCTGATGCGGCTGGACGACGAGGTCCCTGAGATGGCCGCCATGTCGGCAGACGCGCGCAGCGAGCTGCCAGAGCCAACTGCCCGAGAGGACGGCGGTCTTAGAGAAGGAGTGGCATTGACTTCAGGGGTGCTGTTGCGATTTCCGGCGACGTGGCTCCCAGACATATTGAGCATGCTTCGGCCAGGTCAAAATGGGGTGAAGAGCAGCGTAgttggggaagaaaaaaaaagagaagaggggctAAAGACGGGAGAACAGTTGGCGAATTTCTGCAGTATCCAGCTGAGCAGAGACGGTTTGGCAAAAGACGCAGACCGCAACGAGGCAAATTATGACGAGTTAAAACATGTTCCTCTGGCAAATGTCGCGCGCGTTAGCATTCGGGCCTCGTGTAAAGTCCGCTCAGGAGGCTTTGCGGCCGAGCTGGACTGTAAGTATCAGGTGAGGCTCACAGGAGGAGACGCACAGGTAGTCGTTAACCAAAACGTGATGTCTGCGTCCAGGCAGGCAACGCAATTCAAGTCAATCCAGCTACCGATCCGCTGTCTGGGAGAGATCGTAAGGGGATGAGACACCCggctgaggaagaaggaTCGTGCAGAAGAGAAGTACGGCACGGGCGACCGACTAAGGATGCCGAAAGTAGGGGATTGAATCACGTCGGATTTGCTGTCGGGCCAGCAACGCCAGTCAGCAGGTTAAAGTGCCTACTGGCATGCCTGCCTACCTATTAAGCCGTAGTTTGGATGGCTAACAGCGCTGCTGTTTGGTACTAGCCGATAATACCAGTTGTGCTTACCCCATTGGGCAATGTAGGGACTATGAAGTAGTATTACTACTAGCCGCGGCAACAAGTACAcgtgctgcctttttttagcAAGGAGGTACTTTGCATTCGAATAGTTGAAACATTTGCTATTTAAGAACAGCAGGAAATGCACAATTCATACTATGCAGACATTAAGAGTATAATACTCATGATAATAATGGTGATAATGaagtattagtttttttttttctctcctcttttaatCCACCTCTCTTTTAGGTTTTTTAAGGAATacaaatatatactatatacatatataaagaagagagagactgAGAGACTGAGAGAGACAAAACACTGGGGCTATGGCTTTGTACCTCGTACTAGTGCCTGTATGAGGGAACTCGTTCTGCCACTAGCCCCTTAGCCTAACAAAAGGTACCTCCCTCGCTTACCCGCAGTAATTCCCCTCCTCGCACACACTAGGGCTGGACCACTCTCAATTTTCCGCACGATCTGAATCTCGACTTGCAAAATCACATCGGACAGCATCGTCAaccacagcagcaatggccagTGAGTTTCTGCCCCCCGAACCCGGTATTTCGCACGACGGATGTTAATATTTGAGCAATTTAGAGTCAAAGAACTCGTCCCAGCACAACCAGAGCCGCAAGGCTCACCGTAACGGGTTGGTCTTCAATTTCTAGGAAAATTCACACGAGCTCCGTTCGCTTACTCCCATGCAGTAtcaagaagcccaagactTCCAGATACCCTTCCCTCAACGGAACCGACCCCAAGTTCCGACGAAACCACAGACATGCTCTCCACGGCACCATGAAGGCTCTGGTACGACATTTCCCCATTTCTCAGGGACAGCATCCGGACAGCATACTAACCACTTCAACagaaggagctcaaggagggCAAGCGCGAGACCGCATGAGTGTATTCCGATTAGCAAACtgttgaaaaaaaaggggatcTTTGCAATAGACGCGATTGGCGCAGGAATTGATGCCTCATCGGCTAATAGGAAATGCATCACCATATGCTGAAATATCGATTTGAGTTTCCTCTTAATATGAGCACCAGACAGATAGACAGTCGGCTGTCTTGAATGTTGCAAAGTTACGTGCACTCTTTCTGGTGTCGGCGCCCGATGTCCAATT
The Trichoderma asperellum chromosome 7, complete sequence DNA segment above includes these coding regions:
- a CDS encoding uncharacterized protein (BUSCO:EOG092D2V2F), yielding MESQNQSAPTHPSHNRPAPVYDPTQGGHYGACAALASQGFAPAELYTGPWANVHQGLTGQYKDILTTYWQQTISHLESDTHDYKIHQLPLARIKKVMKADPEVKMISAEAPILFAKGCDIFITELTMRAWIHAEENKRRTLQRSDIASALAKSDMFDFLIDIVPREEATAHAKRTTTQPSAAQPVPGGGQAPMPGQHPGMAQAAGHPSGHPMATADYMGAHALGSEQDYRQTANMYPGQVPQGPPAAAYGQTQPQTAIYGEMEGMYPYSTMQPQQAPMQSEEFE
- a CDS encoding uncharacterized protein (EggNog:ENOG41~BUSCO:EOG092D4CO8) — its product is MADFADNDIQKLLQQAEQRLSGGRVVAEEASTASTAAKPVGEDVVQAAAPTPELAQVRVPQPKMDAQRKGKNTAGADWFDLPKTNMTPEFKRDWQLLRMRNVLDPKQQRKTLRASAPVYSQVGKVIASPTDPYSARLGRKERKQTLLESVMSVHNDNKLASKYSTIQEKKREGRKAFYKSVVAKRRQRN
- the VTS1 gene encoding Flap-structured DNA-binding and RNA-binding protein (EggNog:ENOG41~BUSCO:EOG092D2BNK), which translates into the protein MLNMSGSHVAGNRNSTPEVNATPSLRPPSSRAVGSGSSLRASADMAAISGTSSSSRIRPSSDFYGQPQQGGLGPAGLDIDSQDKIAQQWIADIDQYETTLEEMAAATLDQDFKDELSAIEQWFRVLSEAERTAALYALLQQTTQVQIRFFIQVLQQMGKNHPMSGVLSPATFDKDPMSSRLSDAMNKLNVDSARNSFARNSAVSSTKRHSGLDASTINAMFPDAAAAIATEKAKFTQQTGNPPSSNRNSLAIDPRAAMTGPNIAAAPQESRDANAAPAASPWASGGDAASASKAGSSQTPMGQFVQPPASAGLRSPRPQLTSNSTLQTTTLTARDKTPADLPLLSPYANGGGSWASMVNTPMAPTFNTGNSAGQADMIANATAMKLAALSTVNNRFALDDVRKYRRARSNDAPGNAHSQMPPTPSQINIPSANVVMINEHGQVMTRDQLMALQAQQGLSFGGQRSRPSSPGLPLQSGMGPMSHFTSPQHNGFLSAYDGSGLMSGGIPPVGLGQLGINTHEGYLSDHSDMVRGRSPRGRRGSSKPPEDPTDPTLLQDIPSWLRSLRLHKYTDNLKDMKWTDLVELDDKALEDRGVNALGARRKMLKVFEQVKEAKAEGRLG
- the RPL29 gene encoding 60S ribosomal protein eL29 — translated: MAKSKNSSQHNQSRKAHRNGIKKPKTSRYPSLNGTDPKFRRNHRHALHGTMKALKELKEGKRETA